In the Anastrepha obliqua isolate idAnaObli1 chromosome 1, idAnaObli1_1.0, whole genome shotgun sequence genome, one interval contains:
- the LOC129237261 gene encoding uncharacterized protein LOC129237261, whose product MNTQKNEQNKKFVPRCDTIPSSEEDTLLASSQETAESAKSKGSTSHSTPLLNKQQQQQKVLPQTSKKAADGTQRESQAARKHKSEGALMKSRYTKARFILSKIAKNELAGATDECDAADKLKYQQVVKEYEDFLSNKPKEDNKKKGDAMKRNRSQDVIDQAPKRPKVSSSIEETKQRPFSEVVKDNLLYALIDETTNSGKVVLQKWGQVEAKLSKLVLDKHVVGAQGGTLPSFDSAGVLRGCRVIKCDDDWSRVVLERCVAEISSTLEGLKLKLIPAKDIPCPPRARIWLPVVDLSGAEVLKYLQSHNHAVPMDDWAIVKAEKPQKSSMSFVLQINDECLPILKQHDNKMRQQ is encoded by the exons ATGAACACacaaaaaaacgaacaaaacaaaaaatttgtgccGCGCTGCGACACAATACCATCCTCCGAGGAGGATACCCTGCTGGCCTCTAGTCAAGAAACGGCTGAGTCAGCAAAGAGTAAGGGAAGTACCAGCCATAGCACACCCCTACtaaacaagcaacaacaacaacaaaaagttctACCACAAACCTCGAAAAAGGCGGCGGACGGCACTCAGAGAGAGAGTCAGGCCGCTAGAAAACACAAATCCGAGGGTGCCCTCATGAAGTCTCGCTACACGAAGGCGAGGTTCATTCTAAGCAAGATTGCCAAAAATGAACTCGCTGGAGCGACTGACGAGTGCGACGCGGCCGACAAACTGAAATACCAGCAGGTGGTTAAGGAGTACGAAGACTTCTTATCCAACAAACCCAAGgaggacaacaaaaaaaaaggcgaTGCGATGAAAAGGAACAGGTCACAGGACGTGATCGACCAGGCACCGAAGAGACCTAAGGTGTCCAGCAGCATCGAAGAAACAAAGCAACGACCGTTCAGTGAGGTGGTTAAGGATAACCTCCTATATGCACTGATCGACGAGACCACAAACAGCGGTAAAGTGGTCCTGCAGAAGTGGGGGCAAGTGGAGGCCAAACTGTCCAAGCTCGTGTTAGACAAGCATGTGGTTGGAGCACAGGGCGGAACTCTCCCTTCCTTCGATTCTGCAGGAGTACTTCGCGGCTGTAGGGTTATCAAGTGCGACGACGACTGGTCAAGGGTTGTCCTAGAAAGGTGTGTTGCTGAGATCAGCAGCACACTGGAAGGCTTAAAACTTAAGCTTATTCCGGCCAAGGACATCCCCTGCCCTCCTCGCGCTCGCATTTGGCTGCCGGTGGTGGACTTGAGCGGTGCAGAAGTGCTGAAGTACCTGCAGTCACACAACCATGCGGTGCCGATGGACGACTGGGCAATCGTGAAGGCAGAAAAACCGCAAAAGAGCAGCATGTCATTCGTTCTGCAGATTAACGATGAGTGCCTGCCAATACTAAAACAACACGACAACAAAATGCG acagcaatga